One Paenarthrobacter aurescens TC1 DNA window includes the following coding sequences:
- the cysD gene encoding sulfate adenylyltransferase, small subunit (identified by match to protein family HMM PF01507; match to protein family HMM TIGR02039): protein MSTYTTEESTVEVAAAVDAPSAERLSSLDTLESEAIHIIREVVAEFEKPALLFSGGKDSVVMLHLATKAFWPGKVPFPVLHVDTGHNFPEVIDFRDRTVERLGLKLVVGSVQEFIDRGELAERADGTRNPLQTVPLLDAIQRNKFDAVFGGGRRDEDKARAKERILSLRDEFGQWDPRNQRPELWNLYNGRHTVGQHVRAFPISNWTELDIWRYIERENIELPSLYYAHEREVFARDGMWRAVGDVSQPLPNEDVITKLVRYRTVGDMSCTGAVESDARTVADVVVEVAASTLTERGATRADDRISEAAMEDRKKDGYF, encoded by the coding sequence ATGAGCACGTACACAACAGAGGAGTCCACGGTGGAAGTTGCAGCGGCAGTTGACGCCCCCTCAGCCGAGCGCCTCTCCAGCTTGGACACCCTCGAGTCCGAAGCCATTCACATCATCCGCGAGGTTGTTGCCGAGTTCGAGAAGCCCGCGCTGCTGTTCTCCGGCGGCAAGGATTCCGTGGTCATGCTGCACCTGGCCACCAAGGCGTTCTGGCCGGGCAAGGTTCCCTTCCCCGTCCTTCACGTGGACACGGGCCACAACTTCCCGGAGGTCATCGACTTCCGCGACCGCACCGTTGAGCGCCTGGGCCTGAAGTTGGTTGTTGGCTCCGTGCAGGAGTTCATCGACCGCGGCGAGCTTGCCGAGCGCGCCGACGGCACTCGCAACCCGCTGCAGACCGTTCCGCTGTTGGACGCCATCCAGCGCAACAAGTTCGACGCCGTGTTCGGCGGCGGCCGCCGTGACGAGGATAAGGCCCGTGCCAAGGAGCGCATCCTCAGCCTCCGCGACGAGTTCGGCCAGTGGGACCCGCGCAACCAGCGCCCCGAACTGTGGAACCTGTACAACGGCCGCCACACGGTGGGCCAGCACGTCCGCGCGTTCCCCATCAGCAACTGGACCGAGCTGGACATCTGGCGCTACATCGAGCGTGAGAACATCGAGCTCCCCAGCCTCTACTACGCTCACGAGCGCGAAGTTTTCGCCCGCGACGGCATGTGGCGTGCTGTGGGCGACGTTTCCCAGCCGCTGCCCAACGAGGATGTCATCACCAAGCTGGTGCGCTACCGCACGGTGGGAGACATGTCCTGCACAGGTGCCGTCGAGTCAGACGCCCGCACTGTGGCCGACGTCGTTGTTGAAGTCGCTGCCTCCACCCTGACCGAACGTGGCGCCACCCGAGCAGATGACCGCATCTCCGAGGCAGCCATGGAAGACCGCAAGAAGGACGGCTACTTCTAA
- a CDS encoding putative integral membrane protein, UPF0126 domain (identified by match to protein family HMM PF03458) → MISFDIVLLWLDLIGVFFFAVSGSLLAARKQFDFVGSILLASIAALGGGVIRDIVINAGPPIAFTNPAYLAPPLLAALLVYYLFSSVQRFTSLLTLFDAGGLALFCITGTLKAISAGMNPVAAILLGVTTGVGGGLLRDITANEIPTLFNNRDIYALPAFVGAGLTTLLWHLGLFSGLTACVIAGVVFTFRVTAWRRGWYVPLAVRGWHRAGTGGGAISGARD, encoded by the coding sequence TTGATTTCCTTTGACATTGTTCTTCTTTGGCTTGACCTCATCGGCGTGTTCTTTTTTGCTGTGTCAGGCTCGTTGTTGGCGGCCCGGAAGCAGTTCGACTTCGTGGGTTCCATACTTCTCGCGTCCATCGCGGCGCTGGGCGGTGGCGTGATCCGTGACATCGTGATCAACGCCGGTCCTCCTATCGCTTTCACCAACCCCGCGTACTTGGCCCCGCCGTTGCTGGCTGCGCTGCTGGTTTATTACCTTTTCTCGTCGGTGCAGCGTTTCACATCCCTTTTGACGCTGTTCGACGCCGGCGGCTTGGCGTTGTTCTGCATCACCGGCACCCTGAAGGCCATCAGTGCGGGCATGAACCCGGTGGCCGCAATCCTGTTGGGCGTCACCACGGGAGTGGGCGGCGGTCTGCTCCGTGACATCACGGCCAACGAGATTCCCACCCTGTTCAACAACCGCGATATCTATGCGCTGCCCGCCTTCGTGGGCGCGGGGCTGACCACGTTGCTGTGGCACCTTGGCCTGTTCAGCGGGCTTACGGCCTGTGTCATTGCCGGTGTTGTCTTCACTTTCCGGGTGACCGCCTGGCGCCGCGGCTGGTATGTCCCCCTGGCTGTGCGCGGATGGCATCGCGCAGGCACAGGTGGGGGCGCAATTTCGGGTGCCCGGGATTAG
- the cysH gene encoding phosophoadenylyl-sulfate reductase (identified by match to protein family HMM PF01507; match to protein family HMM TIGR00434) — protein sequence MTDPVTITNLASAAARPLLRSHEELKALAESGAAELGWNAPARDVIAWVARNFELPMVTVACSMADAVLPALVADQLPGVDVLFLETGYHFKETHQTRDEVAANLRVNVVDVLPESTVEQQDRLLGKDLFARDPAQCCALRKVQPLRRSLAGYEVWFTGVRRDEAPTRTNTPVVTWDEGFGLVKVNPMVDWTFDQLIEYSEDNILPVNPLLSQGYPSIGCQPCTRKVAPGEDPRAGRWAGSDKTECGLHT from the coding sequence ATGACAGATCCCGTCACCATTACCAACCTCGCCAGCGCAGCAGCCCGTCCGTTGCTGCGCTCCCATGAAGAGCTCAAGGCCTTAGCTGAATCAGGTGCTGCTGAGCTGGGCTGGAACGCGCCGGCTCGGGACGTCATCGCCTGGGTGGCCCGCAACTTCGAACTGCCCATGGTGACAGTCGCCTGCTCCATGGCCGATGCCGTCCTGCCGGCTTTGGTCGCGGACCAGCTTCCCGGCGTCGACGTCTTGTTCCTGGAAACCGGCTACCACTTCAAGGAAACGCACCAGACCCGCGACGAAGTTGCGGCCAACCTGCGCGTCAACGTGGTGGACGTCCTTCCGGAAAGCACCGTGGAACAGCAGGACCGCCTTCTGGGCAAGGACCTGTTCGCCCGGGACCCCGCCCAGTGCTGCGCGCTGCGCAAGGTTCAGCCGCTGCGCCGCTCGCTTGCCGGCTACGAGGTGTGGTTCACCGGTGTCCGACGCGATGAAGCCCCCACCCGCACGAATACTCCCGTGGTCACCTGGGATGAAGGCTTCGGCCTGGTCAAGGTGAACCCGATGGTCGACTGGACCTTCGATCAGCTGATCGAGTACTCCGAGGACAACATCCTTCCCGTCAACCCCCTCCTGAGCCAGGGCTACCCGTCCATCGGCTGCCAGCCCTGCACCCGCAAAGTGGCCCCGGGTGAAGACCCCCGCGCCGGCCGCTGGGCAGGATCCGACAAGACAGAATGCGGACTACACACATGA
- a CDS encoding hypothetical protein (identified by Glimmer2; putative), producing the protein MTLLCGIDCVTRRIRPIVVTSLSYRPSPRTLFWGTMTLNWNIDTAGTHAVLTTAASNIDAQNEAAKGMGTAISDAGAALGTGLVAQALNEFVEQSLALKVKFIAGRSAAIVQGTNDALMVGDGWEASYNYDEKPVWEFGDPVNDTYAQELYLFPRDEEHIPDWFEEEMKGATWTPDSD; encoded by the coding sequence GTGACGCTCCTCTGTGGGATTGATTGTGTGACAAGACGGATTCGTCCAATCGTTGTAACGTCATTGAGTTACCGGCCGAGTCCGAGGACGCTATTTTGGGGAACGATGACGCTCAACTGGAATATTGACACCGCAGGCACCCACGCTGTGCTCACCACCGCAGCCTCTAACATCGACGCGCAAAACGAAGCGGCGAAGGGTATGGGGACCGCCATTTCCGATGCTGGGGCCGCACTCGGCACCGGTCTCGTAGCTCAGGCGCTCAATGAATTCGTAGAGCAGTCACTGGCACTCAAGGTTAAGTTCATTGCCGGCAGGTCCGCAGCAATCGTCCAAGGAACCAACGACGCCCTCATGGTAGGAGACGGCTGGGAAGCCAGCTACAACTACGACGAAAAGCCCGTTTGGGAATTCGGCGATCCGGTCAATGACACCTACGCCCAGGAGCTGTACCTATTCCCCCGGGACGAGGAACACATCCCCGACTGGTTCGAAGAAGAAATGAAGGGCGCCACCTGGACCCCGGATTCCGACTAG
- a CDS encoding putative cbiX family protein (identified by match to protein family HMM PF01903), whose protein sequence is MDGFFLNALNNRCWLNVTLAPMNSPVLIACAHGTRNAEGQAAIRRVMAEIETLRPGLRVVEAYVDVQEPELGGVVEGLPEGTAAVVVPLLLSTGFHIKVDVPKAIKTRPEVVAARPLGPDPRLAELLATHLRAAGLQENDGVLLAAAGSSLPDGSVDSEEQARLLAELLPNKVRVAYGASAQPTVPDGVASLRAELAEDGGTGRVFIASYLLATGYFHDQLAKAGADIVAAPLLPSPVLAEIALERYDAVLASR, encoded by the coding sequence GTGGACGGGTTCTTTCTTAACGCGCTTAACAACAGGTGCTGGCTCAACGTTACGCTAGCTCCCATGAACAGCCCCGTTTTGATCGCTTGCGCCCACGGAACCCGCAATGCCGAAGGCCAAGCTGCCATCCGCCGTGTGATGGCAGAAATTGAGACCCTCCGCCCCGGCTTGCGCGTGGTTGAGGCGTACGTTGACGTGCAGGAACCGGAGCTGGGCGGAGTGGTGGAGGGCCTGCCGGAGGGGACTGCCGCCGTCGTCGTGCCGCTTTTGCTCTCTACCGGCTTCCACATCAAGGTGGACGTGCCCAAAGCGATCAAGACCCGGCCCGAGGTAGTGGCCGCAAGGCCGTTGGGCCCTGACCCGCGGCTGGCTGAGCTGCTAGCCACCCACCTGCGTGCGGCTGGGTTGCAGGAGAACGACGGCGTGCTGCTGGCTGCCGCGGGATCGTCCCTGCCGGACGGTTCGGTGGATTCAGAAGAGCAGGCGCGACTCCTCGCCGAGCTGCTGCCGAACAAGGTGCGCGTCGCCTATGGCGCCAGTGCCCAGCCAACAGTGCCCGACGGCGTCGCCTCCTTGCGTGCCGAACTCGCCGAAGACGGTGGGACAGGCAGGGTTTTCATTGCCTCCTACCTGCTGGCAACCGGCTATTTCCACGACCAGTTGGCCAAAGCGGGCGCGGACATTGTGGCCGCACCGCTTTTGCCGTCTCCTGTGTTGGCGGAGATCGCGCTGGAACGGTACGACGCAGTGTTGGCTAGCCGCTGA
- the cysN gene encoding sulfate adenylytransferase, large subunit (identified by match to protein family HMM PF00009; match to protein family HMM TIGR02034), with translation MSTETLAAGLETALPTTLFRFATAGSVDDGKSTLVGRLLHDSKAILADTLDAVARTSADRGFGGEKGGIDLALLTDGLRAEREQGITIDVAYRYFATDRRSFILADCPGHVQYTKNTVTGASTADAVVVLIDARKGVLEQTRRHLSVLQLLRVAHVIVAVNKIDLVDFSEQVFRDIETDVQKVARELGLGSDGVADLLVVPVSALDGDNVVDRSERTPWYTGPALLEVLETLPAADELEAELESFRFPVQLVIRPQGALAPDAVAAGLDVEAYRDYRAYAGQITEGSVKLGDEVSVISPGHEPRTTTVVGIDFAGQSLEEAAAPQSVAVRLADEIDIARGDTIAAAGTVRESTADLYASLAWLSPKPLREGQKVLVKHGTRTVQALVRNVTGKLDLATFNVEPASNLELNDIGHAQLRLSAPLPLENYLHHRRTGAFLVIDPIDGNTLAAGLVKDHPGDHEDERYVI, from the coding sequence ATGAGCACCGAAACATTGGCTGCCGGGCTGGAAACAGCCCTGCCCACAACCCTCTTCCGTTTCGCGACCGCCGGCTCGGTGGACGACGGCAAGTCCACTTTGGTGGGCCGCCTCCTTCACGATTCCAAGGCTATTCTTGCTGACACGCTCGACGCCGTTGCCCGCACCTCTGCGGACCGCGGCTTCGGCGGGGAAAAGGGCGGGATTGACCTGGCCCTCCTGACCGACGGCCTGCGTGCCGAGCGCGAGCAGGGTATCACCATCGATGTCGCCTACCGCTATTTCGCTACGGACCGCCGCAGCTTCATTCTGGCGGACTGCCCCGGCCACGTTCAGTACACCAAGAACACGGTGACCGGCGCGTCCACTGCGGATGCCGTCGTCGTACTCATTGACGCCCGTAAGGGTGTGCTGGAGCAGACCCGCCGGCACCTGTCCGTGCTGCAGTTGCTGCGTGTGGCCCACGTCATCGTGGCCGTGAACAAGATCGACCTGGTGGACTTCAGCGAGCAAGTGTTCCGCGACATCGAAACTGATGTTCAGAAGGTTGCCCGCGAGCTCGGCCTGGGTTCCGATGGCGTTGCTGATCTGCTGGTGGTTCCCGTTTCGGCGCTCGACGGCGACAACGTTGTGGATCGCTCCGAGCGCACCCCTTGGTACACCGGTCCTGCACTGCTGGAGGTCCTCGAAACCCTCCCTGCCGCTGATGAGCTTGAGGCAGAACTGGAAAGCTTCCGCTTCCCGGTCCAGCTGGTCATCCGGCCGCAGGGCGCCCTTGCTCCGGATGCTGTTGCTGCCGGGCTCGATGTAGAGGCGTACCGCGATTACCGTGCCTACGCCGGCCAAATCACCGAGGGCTCCGTGAAGCTCGGCGACGAAGTATCCGTCATCAGCCCGGGTCACGAGCCGCGCACCACCACGGTTGTTGGCATCGACTTTGCCGGCCAGTCGCTGGAAGAGGCCGCTGCCCCGCAATCGGTGGCTGTCCGTTTGGCCGACGAGATCGACATCGCCCGCGGCGACACCATCGCTGCAGCCGGGACGGTCCGTGAAAGCACCGCTGACCTGTACGCATCGCTGGCATGGCTCTCGCCGAAGCCGCTCCGCGAAGGCCAGAAGGTCCTGGTGAAGCACGGAACGCGCACCGTTCAGGCGCTGGTCCGGAACGTCACCGGCAAGCTGGACCTGGCTACGTTCAACGTGGAGCCGGCTTCCAACCTGGAGCTCAACGACATCGGACACGCGCAGCTTCGCTTGTCCGCTCCGTTGCCGCTGGAGAACTACCTTCACCACCGGCGCACAGGCGCCTTCCTGGTGATCGACCCCATCGACGGCAACACCCTTGCCGCTGGTTTGGTGAAGGACCACCCGGGCGACCACGAAGACGAACGTTACGTCATCTAG
- a CDS encoding hypothetical protein (identified by Glimmer2; putative) — MNIENFLHSRRGAATTRTLLTAGFTRRMLTNAVRDGRVTRLHRGVYTSRRADPDVVAAFRADGLLTCVSAARFYRLWTLGDPGSLHLSCSTGQARRGVVHHGACLHPAHSYLPVAGVADVLIHSLRCLPELEALVMVQSAVSQALLSTDFLRSKLPGNRNGKVREIVGWVLPRADSLLEVLAHTHFTRAGLRVRMHVDVPGVGEVDCLIEDCLIVELDGGTHLEGKQVKKDQYRNNAGILGGLMTLHYYYADVVHHPQRMVGEVLVVLRNRETGRFGPFRYIAGRPPS, encoded by the coding sequence ATGAACATCGAGAACTTCCTCCATAGCCGGCGCGGAGCAGCGACCACACGGACCCTGCTGACTGCAGGCTTTACTCGCCGCATGCTCACGAATGCAGTCAGGGACGGCCGAGTGACCCGCCTTCATCGTGGCGTCTACACGTCAAGAAGAGCGGACCCCGACGTCGTTGCCGCCTTTCGAGCCGATGGCCTACTTACCTGCGTTTCAGCAGCTCGCTTCTATCGGCTTTGGACCCTTGGCGACCCCGGCTCTCTCCATTTGAGCTGCAGTACGGGCCAAGCGAGACGTGGTGTAGTCCACCACGGAGCCTGCCTGCACCCGGCACACTCGTATCTACCAGTTGCAGGGGTAGCCGATGTCCTGATCCACTCCCTCAGGTGCCTACCGGAACTTGAAGCACTGGTCATGGTGCAGAGCGCAGTTAGCCAAGCACTCCTGTCTACGGATTTCCTGAGATCGAAGCTTCCCGGCAACCGGAATGGCAAGGTCCGCGAGATCGTGGGTTGGGTTCTCCCTCGTGCCGACTCCCTCTTGGAGGTGTTGGCCCATACACACTTCACCCGGGCAGGTCTCAGAGTCCGTATGCATGTGGACGTACCAGGTGTGGGAGAAGTGGACTGTCTGATCGAAGACTGCCTGATTGTAGAACTCGACGGCGGCACCCACCTGGAGGGGAAACAGGTCAAGAAGGACCAATACCGGAACAACGCAGGCATCCTCGGCGGACTCATGACCCTGCACTACTACTATGCAGACGTAGTGCATCACCCTCAGCGGATGGTGGGCGAAGTCCTGGTGGTTCTGCGCAACCGGGAGACCGGCCGTTTCGGCCCGTTCCGATACATAGCCGGCCGACCGCCGTCGTAA
- a CDS encoding hypothetical protein (identified by Glimmer2; putative), protein MTQGTTSQDTFETTQELERTVAETMWSIRPTDVSWDSLVYVHNQIGGLGSSITKIFHQGAVIDRRSIVKEVAFTVDDLREAMYKPGKGSWLSMTLTVTPAGNGWEADYNYTEKPVWELGEPVNDTYAQELYLFPRDEEHIPDWFKEEMKGATWTPDSD, encoded by the coding sequence ATGACGCAAGGAACCACCTCACAGGACACTTTCGAAACAACTCAAGAACTAGAGAGAACCGTTGCCGAGACGATGTGGTCTATTCGTCCGACAGATGTGTCCTGGGATTCACTGGTATATGTCCACAATCAAATAGGTGGGCTGGGCAGCTCCATCACCAAGATCTTCCATCAGGGAGCCGTGATCGATCGTAGGAGCATCGTCAAAGAAGTCGCATTCACAGTCGACGATCTTCGAGAAGCAATGTACAAGCCTGGCAAGGGCTCTTGGCTTTCCATGACCCTGACCGTCACGCCAGCCGGAAATGGCTGGGAAGCCGACTACAACTACACAGAAAAGCCCGTTTGGGAGCTCGGCGAACCGGTCAACGACACGTACGCCCAAGAGCTATACCTCTTCCCCCGCGACGAGGAACACATCCCCGACTGGTTCAAAGAAGAAATGAAGGGCGCCACATGGACCCCGGATTCCGACTAG
- a CDS encoding hypothetical protein (identified by Glimmer2; putative) → MTDMFLEKFRALVPKYLEDEWQEEDGLTPDELDDALADHSFTIPLVLREFYLAIGGCEDLMEAYHYFWDPEELEVDDEGFLMFLEDEDEQFTWGFRTADLSIPDPIVWRRNNARGQWKSEEGTFSEFVFDMFEWAFNDED, encoded by the coding sequence ATGACTGACATGTTCCTCGAGAAGTTCCGCGCGCTGGTCCCAAAGTATCTCGAGGATGAATGGCAGGAAGAAGACGGCCTCACGCCGGATGAACTGGACGACGCCCTCGCCGATCACTCCTTCACCATCCCGCTGGTTCTGCGCGAGTTCTACCTCGCCATCGGTGGCTGCGAGGACCTCATGGAGGCCTACCACTACTTCTGGGACCCCGAGGAACTCGAGGTGGACGACGAAGGCTTCCTCATGTTCCTTGAGGACGAGGATGAGCAGTTCACCTGGGGCTTCCGCACCGCCGACCTCAGCATCCCGGACCCCATCGTGTGGCGCCGCAACAACGCCCGCGGCCAGTGGAAGAGCGAAGAGGGCACGTTCTCCGAGTTCGTGTTCGACATGTTCGAGTGGGCATTTAACGACGAAGACTAA